The DNA segment AGCTCACCAGTGTAGTGTGGCAGGGAAAAAGATCACATCCGCAAGGTCTCTCACCTTCCTGCCTTGCACTGCTTCGATCCTATCCTACTCCTGACATCAAAAACTGGACCTTGGCTTTGGTCGAGGGTATAGCAAAACAAGGTATATGCTTTCCCATCTCTGGGCCCTTTTAGTTTTCCTCTTGGGTTGGCATGGGAATTATGCAAGAATGAAGGGGGCGTTGCTGACTTTTGAAGTTCCTCATCTGCTTTTCCTTCTTCCTGCATCACAAGGTTTGTAGAGGAAGGAAGAGAGCAAATCGAGGTCTTTGCATCCATGGAGACCACATCTCCACCTTCCTCTTCTCTGTCTCCCATCCATCAGGAGATATCAAGCTCGGATGGCCTCCCTATCCAACAGAGCCTGCTTTTGTCAGAGAGTCTCAAGGTACTCACATTCCCATTGGTTTATAGCCACTGCACTGTGTCTTATGTGAGCGTAGAGGGAGACTAGATATAGATCTTTGGAATCCCCATTAGATGTTTATTCTGCAGATCTTGATTGTATTCTGCATTAAATATGCCATTTTTTTAGTCAAATGAGAGTTCTACCATGTTTGTTGTCCTCGAACGCATGTACATTATTAGTACATGGACATAAAATTAGaccttgatttcttccttcttgctTCCTGGGTTTCAGGGATTGAGGAATATGCGGTCACAGTTATACTCTGCAGCAGCATATTTTGAACTATCTTACATCAACGATGACCAGAAagaaatgtatgtttggatcagCTTTTCTCTGATGGATGAGATTTGAAATGGTAGAAGCTTTCCTCCTAATTCGAAGCTACTCTGCAGATTGGTGACGAGTCTGAAGGATTATGCTGTCAAGGCCATTCTCAATGCTGTGGATCATTTAGGTTCAGTGTCGTGTAAGGTAAACAGTGTTGTCAGCGAAGAGGTTGATGAGGTCTCAGTAGCAGAATCTGAAGTGTCTTGCATCGAGCAGGTACCATTTGGTCGATTACCTTTTACCAATCATGCTTTAAGCGTAGGAACGCCTCGTCTCACCATTGTTCTACCGTTCCTGCTACAGAGACTTCGTACATGGCAAGCATCGATCGACCACGAAGGCCTTTCTCAGCAATCTCTCTCGCTTAGACCTCCCAAGTATCACGAGCGCTACATTCTGCCAGGCAAACTTACTGCATCCATCTGCAATAATGCAGTCATCATTCTGGATATTGCTTGGATTGGATGACTAGTAATACtgcattttcttctctttctgctGTGATTAGGTGAATTTATGGATGAAGGATTTCATCCACCCGAGGACAATGACAAATTACAGCAGCATCAGACTGGTATAGTTCTAATTTTCGTATCATATGAATGAATATATATGGCTGAGAAAACATAAGAACATTTTGATCATTTCGCAAGCTTGTTCAGCAATCGGGCGTAGCACATCTCCGATCAGGTAAATGTCATTCCCCATTTAAGGATGCTGGAAGTGTTGAATCCGAGTCCAGATTGGTGAAGTTTAATGATGAGCATTTGGTGCTACATGTAGGAATGTTCCTTCACGATCCACTTCTCCTTCGACAAGAGAACACTACTCATCACCTTCTCGCAGCAGACGTTCGACTTCACCTTCACCACAAGCAGAGAAGATCTCTTCCGAGGGTACTCTCTAACTGGAATTGGCTAATACTGTTTTCATTAAGTTGAGATGCATATGATTCGTAGTTTCATCTTTTTAATCTAGAGAAAAGATCAACCTCGCCGCTTGGAGCTTCTAATCCACTTGCACGAACAAGATCGGCAGCAAATAGACCAACCGTTCCCAAGTCATCGAAGCAGGTGGGATGATTTGGTTCCTTCTTCTGTGGTCTTTTCGTCGCAAATGATCACatatgagaaaagaaaaagaaagagttctTCCACGATTGACGACTATTCTCTTCTATTGGTGAAATTGCAGTCTCATCTGGAGTCCCAAAATTCACTTCCAAAAAGCTTGCGTGCTGAACGCAAAGAGACTCCGAACAAGAAGAGAGGCTTTCTCAAGTCCCTGCTCAAGCGGAATAGGTCATGGATGGACGACTCTCTGTACAGCTACTTGGATGAATATTAAGCAAGTTCACACATGTACAAAATAGAAAATGTTTTATGCAAGCATGTCCTTCATTTTTGCTGGTTAGATGGAAAGCATTGGTTTTTATGGATTGTATGTTAGAGACATGCATCTTTGTGGAAGGCAGCGACACTGTCTCGAGTTATTTGAGCCAAATCTTTGTACTCTCAAGTTGTCAGCTGCAGGAGAAGAAATGGAGGGGGGAGAAGTTCCAGTTTACCAATCCATGTTTCAAACAAAGCCAGTGAGATTTTGCAGCAAAATGGTGACACTGAACATTGTCGAATAATGAAGCTAAATACTCCAATATGAAAGTAACAGTGCGACAAGATAAAAATGTAGAGAAGCCAGAGCTAGAGGGATTTGTTTGTCATGACAAAGTAAGGTTCGAATGTAGTGAAAACGCCCTCACAGGGCGTGACAGACTCTTTTGAGAGACGATGTATCTCCGGGTGGCTTATATCAtcactttttctttcttcctccctttccGGATTTTGAAGGTCCTGCAGCAGTTGAAGTGTTGACGGGCTCCTGCTTCTTGGTCCTTCCATGGTGCTTCGGGATTAACTCTGCGATCCTCAGCATCAGTTGCTTCTCTGTAGTATGTCGACACCCAATAAGTCCATTGACAAGACAAAATGAGAAGAAAACCAATAGGTTGAACATTTGGCAATGATAATCCAAAAATTAACAACATCCAGACCGAAGTTCTCTAGCATGAAATACACTTTGTCGACCGCCAACAAGGGTAAGGATTGAATCATCTCATTCTGTTCATGTACTGGCCTCAAGATTGCATCTCATTATCAAAGGCATGTTGTGTGTGCTTATTATTAAATCTTTTATCTTTTCTACTCAGtactatatataaataattatatatagttGGGATATTCTCACTTCTTGTTGTAAGTACAAGCGGATCTTGTTATAGTGGCAACCATGCCAACCGCCATAAACTTTGAAACCACAGAAACACTTGTCGCAATGCAGTAGTTGTAAGCCCGAAACACCATTGTGGCCAAGATGGTGATTGCTATCACGGACAATTCTTAGATAGATGAGTTCACTCCTATAAGATCCTTGAACCTACTATTGGCAATTAAAAGACCACAGCATACAGAAAAATCAACAATCTCATTAgcctttttctctctcaaatctTCTTCATTCCTGCCGAACATGGCAATCACACCTCCTGCTGTGAATACTTGTTTCATATCTCATAATGAAATATTCTTTAAATTTTCCTGTCTATCTCAAAGAAAGAAGAACACCAGTGTTGTAAACATCATCTCAATCACTGACCTAACAgtctattttttttctaaaaattaaaatcttCCTCAATAGTCAAATACTCTAGCACATTAGCATGTAAATTTTCAGTTTTCTTTGTCATCTATAAAATGaatgttgaaaattttctctTCCCATCACTAGCATCTATTTTTACTACAACCCATATTCCTAACATTGTTCATACTGAGCTTTCATTCTATTGTTATATGTTTCACATTGATTTAGGGATACCTTAAGTATATGGTCTTCCAGATAAAACCTTTTCTTCTATCTTAGAAGAGTTAAATTGTCCTTTCCAATGacataaaaaagaataatctGAAGATCATCGGATGTCTAAAACATTTAATTCAACATTCTTAAGTAACATTTATAACACAGTTGGCATAACTGGCTAGGACAATGACATTTTTATACTACATGAATAGGGAATAGGATAATACACTATGCAGAAGACTCTGGATATAAAGATCCTTACTTGAATCGATTTCAGAATTCCAGAGAGATCCATCTTCTCTTTTAAGCTGGACTCTGACCCTCCCCCTTTGCATGAAGTCCCGAGGATACGCCTTGTCTAACTGCAAACATTTGAAGGCATCTACAGATCAACAAAGCAAGATGTAACAATAGTTTGCAACCTCAGTGCGACCAAGGCAGAAGCGGGAATTGTAAGTTGGCACACCTCGATAGCAAATGGAATCTTGAGATAGCTGCAGCAATCACCAATCTCAATGCAAGTGGGATTCTCGCATGCTTTTGTGGCACTAATCCTGCGGCCTTCAGCAACTGTCTTCTTTGAGTTAATGTAGACCGGGTATATGACATTCCATTTCTTTATATTGGCTGGGTCAATCTGCATTTTTCACTCAACAAGGAGCGATCTGAGAGCACATAGAGAACAAATTCAAATTGTGCTTAACCCACTCTGTGTTATCTCTATGACCATGCAAAAAGTCCCCTAAATATAACAAATTTAGTCAATAAAGAAAGGCAAATGAATTGTCATGAGCATATCACGCATCTCACATCGAACTGTAGAAATTAGGACAAAGTAAACCAAAAGTAGATGAGATGGATCTCTTAATTGCTATGACATGTTAATAAAGAACAATTTTGTATCATCAATGCACATGGACAGGGAACAACTAATTCATCTGACCGAAACATCCTAATTCCAAACGGAAAAAAGAAGTAGAACTAATACAACGGTAGATCGCTTCAAAATTCAGTCTTGTCACACAAGAAGCAATAATTTTCAGAGAAGGCGCAGGACAGATCAAATCGAGGCCCTTCTGTATCGAAAGAACGCGGTCTTTCAGAGAGAAACGTCCATGTTAGGGTTTGGAGAGCACATCACAGATTCaatcaaaaaagagaagaaaaatgcaAGAAGATTGGTCCCTATAGGAACAAGAACCCATACGTAATCAATTGGCGAGGGTTTCCGTCGATGCAAAAACTGGGACTTGGATCGGTCTCCTTTCTTCGATCCAGATGCCACGATTTTTCCTTCGAGTTCCCTTCCTCGCTCCGATTTCTACTCCTCTTCTTTCTAGACAGAAGAAAACAGGAGACAAAAAAAGACTCCGGGAAGAAGGAAcagaagagagagggagaggagggcAACCTGGCGGTGGGTTTGATAACGTCAGACCAATACTTAACGGCACGTTAGACTTGACGGCGTTAGATACGAAGGAGATGGAATAATTAACGGTGTTATGTGGAATCGAGCTGAGGATTACATATTGTGTTGATAAGTTGGGATGCTATTTAATTTGAGGATTACATTTCGCAAGCACTTAGGCCTATTTATTTATGATCGACATTAATAACCCACAGCTCACATCAGtagttaaattttttttcttttgatctaAACTCTTACTCTTTTGagagtagaagaacaagaaagaaaaaaaaaaatacgaCGATATCAgacttgtttttatttttttttaattagagagATTTTTTTATGTAAATCTTGATGTTTTATGTGATTGTGGTTTTCGTTTAATTCTTCTGTTAGTATTTGTTCgtatataagttttttttatccTATCTTCGATAAGATTAAATATCTGTGAACAATGTATTGTTCATGATCAAATACCCTATATTTATTAAACCTTAGTGTATCTTGTAAACAAGATGTAGATGCTTAATTGGCATGGCTGCATCGAAGCAAAGAGTAATCAGTGATCCTCCATTCATGTGTTTGCAGCAGTCAAACAGAGTGCGTGTTTGCAGCAATCTGAATCTGCCTGTCCGCAATCGAAGGATGTGTCAGGTTAAGTTGGACGTCTTCTTTGAAAGCAACATTGTAATTGAGATTATTCTTTTCCTCGAGTATGCAATCGTTACAGACATGGAACGCATGCTCAGGTGTTCTCCGACAAACAAGCGAAAGACGCAGTCGAGCAAGATATCATGTATCGGGAGAGAGCGGAAATCCAATTCCATGGCGGCTGGTGGGGAAAGCAACAAGCAATGTGCTTCCGATAACTCCGATCCCGACGGGTAGAGCCGACAGGACCTGCCGCGTCTCCTCGGACGGCGTCGGGTAGAAGCACGACGCCACGTTCTTGTCGAGCAACGCCACCGCCGCGAACACCAGCAGCGAGGTGAAGGCGTGCAGCAAGTCCACCAAGCGGAGTCGGTAGCCCGCGGCAAGCTCCGGCGGCAGCGGTTTCAGGCCGTCGATGACCCATAAGCCCTTGAGCGTGGCGAGGCCGTAGCGGACCCGCCCTGTGGCTTCGTCGCGGAAGCTGTCGGTGAAGCTGAGGAGGCAGCACGAGAGGGCGCAGAGAGCCAGGAGGCAACTCGCCATGACCCGGTTCGCGTCGGTGCAGCGGCCCTGGTTGGTCAAGACGGGGGAGAGGACTTGGAAGGCGAGCGCCGTCCCCGTCGGGAGGTGGTTGGCGAGGTGGGCGGTGCTGCGGTAGGCCTTCTGAATCAAGTTCGGTGGATCGTCGACCGATGATTCCTCATATTTTATGAGAGGCTGCTTCTCCTGGTCATCTTCTGCCGCATGAGTTGccattttcttctctttcctcGCGGCCTCCTCCTCCCCTGGAACTCGATTCCAACAACGACATATGCAGCATGTCACTCCAGCCAGTCGTACATAAAGCAGGGATAGGAGGAATCGCTTGCAGGCAGGATTTATCACCATGATTGATTCGGCTTGTGTTTTgcattagaatttttttttgggTTGAACTTAGAACGCGTTGCAAgtaaagtattttttttcttttaatgaaataCTGCTGTTTGGACGCAAGACAAGTAaaagcataaaatatgtaatatattatattaaatatgaaaataaatcttttatatgattcaaatcaaataattagatctgAAAATATATCTAAGGGAATTTTTCATAACTGAGATAACTCTCTATTCCTCTTCCTGTTTATATACAAGCAAGAGTCGACTATCTagaataagttattaggagatttttttattaactaaaatattttttattaaaatttaattaattatattatatatatcttatcaaattataAAAGATCATGAAATCTAACATAATCGTGTGACTAAATAGGAGCATTCAATTCTTACCCAAACTAAATATTGGCATGACATGTTTCATTCTCGAGTAACAATGAGACGAAAACTTGACGTAGCACAATGTTGATAAGTGAGATTAAATTCCTCCCCCATTTTGCAGAGGAAAAGCAGATGGGCACTTACTTTGTGCTCGCGCACTCGCTCGCTTGCTTGCCGACGAAGGCTGGCCTCCGATTCCGACCGCTTTACGTTGGTGGGCGACTGACGAAAACCGCCGACCACCAAAGTCGATGGACCACCCGAGTCGTCCCTTCGTATAGGAATCGGATTCCAGCCATGGCGAGAGGCAATTGCAATTGCCCATCAGTTCAGTATCCGTGTTGCTGTtttgtcttctctctctctctcttctttttttgtacGGAAACGAAAAGAAACAGTTCAAAGCCGAAAGAAAGAGAAAGGTGAAAGAGAGCAGAAAAGAAAATAAACTGCTCGAATGGGACAGCAGGTGCTTTGCTGATGAAGTAAGAAAATAACAGTGACAAAAGTGATGgaaaaaattcatatatgacatgaAGATTCAGAGATGAAACATATCGATTATAATAAAACACATCATTTTCTggtcaaaaaaaatttatgtggGAGACATTACTTATGAATAGAAACATCTGTTTCCAACATCCAACGAAAGATGAAGACTCGAGTGTTAAGTAAGTTGAAGACTGTCTATATATATGTGCTGCGCGAGAAGCCCGGCTCCTGCAACAACAGGAGGAGAGAGTGCAGAGTAAGGTGCTCCAATATGGCCGCGCTTGCTTCTTCCTACAACCAACGCATCCGCCCCCTCCTCGATGCCGTCGACCGCCTGCGCCACCTCAACGTGATGCAGGAGGGCATCGAGCTGCCCACCATCGTGGTCGTGGGCGATCAGTCCAGCGGCAAGTCGAGCGTCCTCGAGTCCATCGCCGGCATCAGCCTGCCGCGTGGGCAGGGCATCTGCACCCGCGTTCCCCTCATCATGCGCCTCCAGAACGACCCCTCCGCCCAGGAGCCCCATCTGCAGCTCGAGTACCAGGGCAAGGTCGTCACCACCTCCGAATCCGCTGTTCCAGACGCCATCAACGCGGCCACCAACGAGATCGCCGGCACCAGCAAGGGCATCTCCGACGCTCCCATCACCCTCATCGTGAAGAGGAAGGGCGTCCCTGACCTCACCATGGTGGACCTGCCCGGCATCACCCGCGTCCCCGTCCACGGCCAGCCGGAGAACATCTACGAGCAGATATCGCAGATCATAATGAAGTACATCACACCCAAGGAGAGCATCATCCTCAATGTCCTCTCCGCCACCGTCGACTTCCCCACCTGCGAGTCCATCAGGATGTCCCAGCGGGTGGACAAGTCCGGGGAGCGCACCCTCGCCGTCGTCACCAAAGCCGACAAGGCGCCAGAGGGACTGCTCGAGAAGGTGACGTCCGACGACGTGAACATCGGCCTCGGCTATGTCTGCGTCCGCAACCGCGTCGGCAACGAGACGTACGAAGAAGCTCGAGATGAGGAGATGAAGCTCTTCAAGGAACATCCTCTGCTTTCCTGCATTGACAAGTCCATCGTCGGAGTCCAGATGCTCGCTCAAAAGCTGACGCAGATCCAGACGGCGAGCATCGCCAAGTGCCTGCCCGACATCGCCAAGAAGATCAACGACAAGCTTAACCGTAACATCGTGGAGCTCGAACAAATGCCACAACACCTCTCCACCATCGCCGACGCTGTGCGGGTTTTCATGCGCATCCTGGGTGCCTCGAAGGAGTCGCTGACGAAGCTACTCATACGAGGAGACTTCGAAGAGTTCTCTGACGACGTGGACATGCACGCCACAACACGCGTTGCCGACATGCACATTCACTACGCCGACCAACTTCCTTCTCAGTGTCCTACTACCGGTGACAAGTTCCTGATGGAGGAGATCTATGTCTTGGAGGAGGTGATGGGCATCGGGCTTCCCAACTTTCTACCTCCCACCGCCTTCCACACCATTCTGAAGAGGAAGATCAAGATGGTCGCGGACGCCCCTCACCAATTAGTCCTCGAGGTATGGGGTTACGTCGAGGATGTGGTGGTTCGGGTGCTGCTGCTGCAATCCCAAAACTTCCCGCAGCTTCAATCTTCAATCAGGGTAGCAGCACAAGACGTCGTCAACAAGATGAGGCGGAAATCTCTGGCGTTTGTCCAGGAGATCATAGAAATGGAGATGACCGCCAACTACACTTGGAATACCGAATACATCAAGACATGGACGGAATTGATGGATGGCCAGCGAGATTTCAAGGCGGTCATCGATGATCACAGTCGATCGACCATGTTGGAGCTCAGTGGTTTCGGGACAGTGGACGTCTGCCATCTGAGGCCTTACGGGGGGATGGCAGTCCAGGCCTTCGACTTGAGAACCAGGTTGATGGCATACTGGAAGTGTGTCCTGCTGAGGCTGGTGGATGGAATGGCCCTGCACATACTCTACACCATCAAGTGCTTGGTGGAGAACGAGATAGAGGTGGAGATCATGAACAACCTGGTTGGGGAAGGCATGACCGGCCTGCAGCGAATGATGGAGGAGACCGCCACCATTGCAGCTAAGCGGGAGAggctccgcaagagcatcactctGCTAAAGGAGTCCAAGGATGTACTGGCACAGATAAATGATCGCATATACAGCGGGTAGCTGCTGTTGGTGGTGCTCCGTATTTTGTTTTCGCTCGGCTGCTGCTGTGGTAGTATGATGGTGTATCGTCGTCCTCGTTAGTCTCCAATATGTTTAGGGGGCATAAGTATCATATAATCTTATAGCTTCGTTTGTCTTCCATGGCTTGGCCATCCTTGTGCTCTGTTTCAGCACACAATCTTCACTTTGCATTTAGCGCTGCACTTCTGCAGCAAGGTTATGTATTCAGTCGTAATATATCATAGGCTCTTCCGTATATCCAGTCTCACTAAATCATGTGTTGGTTTGGTAGCCAATCAAACGATTCAGGTTCTTAGTTAATGCAAGATCTATCATAACACCTCCTTCCCCAACTTAAACCTATCATAACACTTGAATCAaactcagatatatatatatatatatataatcctcgTCTAATTAAACCTGATTAGTGGAAATTATAAGCCGATTTAAACAGATTCATCGAAAATAAATTGAAGCCTTAAACAGAAGATGATGCCTATTCCAGTTGATGTATGACTTCCAGCTGGAGCGGTGTCTACTTATCTTATGCAAGACTCAAGTTCAGATTTCCCTAGAATTATATTACAGCAGTCGCAGAACAAATAAGCATATGTAGATCGATAatccaagagaaaacatgttcgcttggcatatgaaacagttataTCAGTTGATGATACACAATCCATGGAAACAAACAGATGCAAGAGAACTATGCTTTcaataaagaataagaaaaaaagacCGTGCTTTCCTACAACCTACAAAACCTCCATGGTAACCAGTGTTCTTGAGCCTTATCTCCATGAAGGGCCTTCCTCGAGCTTTACAGAAGAAATGCCACACGAAAATTAAAGATCGTAGAGATGAACGAGTGGCTAATCTTAGCAACAACCGGTTTTCTTGACAGCtcgcacatcatcatcatcatcttcgatGTTGAGTTTTATGGTCTGTCCTCCAGGCAAAGCTGCAGGATCAGCACCCACACCAAGCACCTTCTTGTTGCTGACTACGTGGTGGATCTGCGTCAACACTCGGGTGAAGGCATTCTCCACGTTGGTCGAGTCGAGGGCAGATGTCTCCATGAAGAAGAGCCTCTCCCTTTGAACGAAGGCCTGTGCCTCCTCCACTGAGACCGCCCTGATGTGACCCAAGTCTGCCTTGTTGCCCACAAGCATGACGACGAGGTTTGCATCCGTGTGATTCCGCAGTTCCCGCAACCACCTCTCCGCGTTCTCGAAGGTGACATGGCGAGTCACATCGTAGACGACGAGCGCAGCAGCAGATCCTCTATAATATGCATTAGTGATTGCTCGATATCTGTAGAAACAAGCATCAACAGGACAGAGAGAAACATTCATATTCGCATTCTAGTCAAGCTACGGTAGCAGCAGTACGTACACAAATTAAAAGAAAGGTGCGAGATGATACCTAAAGATAAGATCCGAAAACAATGGCATGAAGTGGTGGACAGTGGAGCAGAGGACATGTAAAGGTGAATGTTTGTTCTAGTGCAAGATATGCTAGCAACTATTAGTAGCAGTAAGTATTTCCTGCATTTCCACAAGCACATCTCACACGCTCTTCGTCCTTCTGATGCGAAAAGATCATAGCCTCGTGATTGGTTTGCTACCATAATGCCTAATATGATATCTTTCGAGGATTCACCTACTGAGACTTGATCTTTGACCTTCTactgaaaggaagaaaaagaagcttATCGCCGATGCATGTTCCAAATCCAATGCATGCCTACAAGGAAATTTATCTGGCTATGGACAGACATGATAACATTCGATCCAAGAGAAACCAACAAGGggaataaaaaatctcaagtattgtTTTGTTGGTTTGACCTCACAAGTAGAATCGGGCATCTAACTTATAATTCCGGTCAAGGCTAAGCAGTACTCAACTTGTGATGTTCAACCTACATAGACTTGGAACTTGTGCAATCATGAGCGAACGAGGTGGATATCATGCAGGGCGAGGTGAATGACCAGGCCAATGGAGGCAAACGGGAAGGCAAGGGAGGTGGCCTTGTTCTGAcctttcttggccggcggtgtccCAGATCTGGGCCTTGATGAGCTTGTTGTCGACATGGATGGTGCGGGTGGCGAACTCGACGCCGACGGTGGACTTGGACTCCAAGCTGAACTCGTTGCGGGCGAAGCGGGATAGCAGGTTGGTCTTCCCCA comes from the Musa acuminata AAA Group cultivar baxijiao chromosome BXJ2-8, Cavendish_Baxijiao_AAA, whole genome shotgun sequence genome and includes:
- the LOC103995041 gene encoding dynamin-related protein 4C-like, whose amino-acid sequence is MAALASSYNQRIRPLLDAVDRLRHLNVMQEGIELPTIVVVGDQSSGKSSVLESIAGISLPRGQGICTRVPLIMRLQNDPSAQEPHLQLEYQGKVVTTSESAVPDAINAATNEIAGTSKGISDAPITLIVKRKGVPDLTMVDLPGITRVPVHGQPENIYEQISQIIMKYITPKESIILNVLSATVDFPTCESIRMSQRVDKSGERTLAVVTKADKAPEGLLEKVTSDDVNIGLGYVCVRNRVGNETYEEARDEEMKLFKEHPLLSCIDKSIVGVQMLAQKLTQIQTASIAKCLPDIAKKINDKLNRNIVELEQMPQHLSTIADAVRVFMRILGASKESLTKLLIRGDFEEFSDDVDMHATTRVADMHIHYADQLPSQCPTTGDKFLMEEIYVLEEVMGIGLPNFLPPTAFHTILKRKIKMVADAPHQLVLEVWGYVEDVVVRVLLLQSQNFPQLQSSIRVAAQDVVNKMRRKSLAFVQEIIEMEMTANYTWNTEYIKTWTELMDGQRDFKAVIDDHSRSTMLELSGFGTVDVCHLRPYGGMAVQAFDLRTRLMAYWKCVLLRLVDGMALHILYTIKCLVENEIEVEIMNNLVGEGMTGLQRMMEETATIAAKRERLRKSITLLKESKDVLAQINDRIYSG
- the LOC135619611 gene encoding probable protein ABIL3 isoform X2, which produces METTSPPSSSLSPIHQEISSSDGLPIQQSLLLSESLKGLRNMRSQLYSAAAYFELSYINDDQKEILVTSLKDYAVKAILNAVDHLGSVSCKVNSVVSEEVDEVSVAESEVSCIEQRLRTWQASIDHEGLSQQSLSLRPPKYHERYILPGEFMDEGFHPPEDNDKLQQHQTAIGRSTSPIRNVPSRSTSPSTREHYSSPSRSRRSTSPSPQAEKISSEEKRSTSPLGASNPLARTRSAANRPTVPKSSKQSHLESQNSLPKSLRAERKETPNKKRGFLKSLLKRNRSWMDDSLYSYLDEY
- the LOC135619611 gene encoding probable protein ABIL3 isoform X1 — protein: METTSPPSSSLSPIHQEISSSDGLPIQQSLLLSESLKGLRNMRSQLYSAAAYFELSYINDDQKEILVTSLKDYAVKAILNAVDHLGSVSCKVNSVVSEEVDEVSVAESEVSCIEQRLRTWQASIDHEGLSQQSLSLRPPKYHERYILPGEFMDEGFHPPEDNDKLQQHQTACSAIGRSTSPIRNVPSRSTSPSTREHYSSPSRSRRSTSPSPQAEKISSEEKRSTSPLGASNPLARTRSAANRPTVPKSSKQSHLESQNSLPKSLRAERKETPNKKRGFLKSLLKRNRSWMDDSLYSYLDEY
- the LOC103995044 gene encoding signal recognition particle 19 kDa protein encodes the protein MQIDPANIKKWNVIYPVYINSKKTVAEGRRISATKACENPTCIEIGDCCSYLKIPFAIELDKAYPRDFMQRGRVRVQLKREDGSLWNSEIDSKKQLMLRIAELIPKHHGRTKKQEPVNTSTAAGPSKSGKGGRKKK
- the LOC103995042 gene encoding protein DMP4, translated to MATHAAEDDQEKQPLIKYEESSVDDPPNLIQKAYRSTAHLANHLPTGTALAFQVLSPVLTNQGRCTDANRVMASCLLALCALSCCLLSFTDSFRDEATGRVRYGLATLKGLWVIDGLKPLPPELAAGYRLRLVDLLHAFTSLLVFAAVALLDKNVASCFYPTPSEETRQVLSALPVGIGVIGSTLLVAFPTSRHGIGFPLSPDT
- the LOC135619612 gene encoding ras-related protein RABA1f-like: MAYMADEDYDYLFKVVLIGDSGVGKTNLLSRFARNEFSLESKSTVGVEFATRTIHVDNKLIKAQIWDTAGQERYRAITNAYYRGSAAALVVYDVTRHVTFENAERWLRELRNHTDANLVVMLVGNKADLGHIRAVSVEEAQAFVQRERLFFMETSALDSTNVENAFTRVLTQIHHVVSNKKVLGVGADPAALPGGQTIKLNIEDDDDDVRAVKKTGCC